One region of Streptomyces leeuwenhoekii genomic DNA includes:
- a CDS encoding MFS transporter: protein MPGPRDDLVRLRIALTAFFALDGFVFAGWVVRIPAIKEQTGASASALGLALLGVSAGAVVTMTLTGRLCRRYGSHPVTVVCAVLLSLSVALPPLTHSALALGAVLLVFGSAYGGINVAFNSAAVDLVAVLRRPIMPSFHAAFSLGGMVGAGLGGLVAGSLSPLRHLLGLTLIGLLVTLVAGRLLLRCEPPVPPDAAPRRDTAPHRPAGRTRALVLTFGLIALCTAYGEGAMADWGALHLEEDLDASAGMAAAGYSCFALAMTIGRLSGTILLERLGRTRTVVAGGTTAVAGMLLGALAPSVWAALLGFAVTGLGLANIFPVAVERAGALGGPSGVATASTLGYGGMLLGPPAIGFMADWFSLPTALTSVAVLAAVAVLIALATRHATSGPPREAASH from the coding sequence GTGCCGGGTCCCCGCGACGACCTCGTCCGCCTCCGTATCGCTCTCACCGCCTTCTTCGCCCTCGACGGCTTCGTCTTCGCCGGCTGGGTCGTCCGCATCCCCGCCATCAAGGAGCAGACCGGCGCCTCCGCCAGCGCCCTCGGGCTCGCCCTGCTCGGTGTCTCCGCCGGCGCGGTCGTCACGATGACGCTCACCGGCCGCCTGTGCCGCCGCTACGGCAGCCACCCCGTCACCGTCGTCTGCGCCGTGCTGCTCTCACTGAGCGTGGCCCTGCCGCCGCTGACCCACTCCGCGCTCGCCCTCGGCGCCGTCCTGCTCGTCTTCGGCAGCGCGTACGGCGGGATCAACGTCGCCTTCAACAGCGCCGCCGTAGACCTGGTCGCGGTTCTGCGGCGTCCGATCATGCCCAGTTTCCACGCCGCCTTCAGCCTCGGCGGGATGGTCGGAGCCGGGCTGGGCGGTCTCGTCGCCGGGTCCCTCTCCCCGCTGCGGCACCTGCTCGGCCTCACTCTGATCGGCCTGCTCGTCACCCTCGTAGCGGGCCGCCTGCTGCTGCGCTGCGAGCCACCCGTGCCGCCGGACGCCGCGCCCCGGCGCGACACCGCGCCGCACCGGCCGGCCGGCCGCACCCGCGCCCTCGTGCTCACCTTCGGCCTGATCGCCCTGTGCACCGCCTACGGCGAGGGCGCCATGGCCGACTGGGGCGCCCTGCACCTGGAAGAGGACCTGGACGCGTCGGCCGGCATGGCGGCGGCGGGTTACTCCTGCTTCGCCCTGGCCATGACGATCGGCAGACTCAGCGGCACGATCCTGCTGGAGCGCCTGGGCCGCACCCGCACGGTGGTGGCCGGCGGCACGACCGCCGTGGCGGGCATGCTGCTCGGCGCACTCGCCCCTTCGGTGTGGGCCGCCCTGCTCGGCTTCGCCGTCACCGGGCTCGGCCTCGCCAACATCTTCCCGGTGGCGGTGGAGCGCGCCGGAGCGCTGGGCGGGCCGAGCGGCGTGGCGACGGCGTCCACCCTCGGTTACGGCGGCATGCTCCTCGGGCCGCCCGCGATCGGTTTCATGGCGGACTGGTTCTCGCTGCCCACCGCGCTGACCAGCGTGGCGGTCCTGGCGGCGGTGGCCGTGCTGATCGCGCTCGCGACACGGCACGCGACCTCGGGCCCGCCCCGCGAGGCCGCGAGCCACTGA
- a CDS encoding DUF6332 family protein, whose product MERHGGRRTQAERDAITVEIGYALCSAAFAAAVLFGAVAGPAYVFDLTDGARGTLVGTGATVAAVVFIARVVHVLVRFQRSGRPARTGTGHGTGTGG is encoded by the coding sequence ATGGAGCGCCACGGGGGACGACGGACGCAGGCCGAGCGGGACGCGATCACCGTCGAGATCGGGTACGCGCTGTGCAGCGCGGCCTTCGCCGCCGCCGTACTGTTCGGGGCCGTGGCGGGACCGGCGTACGTCTTCGACCTGACGGACGGTGCGCGCGGCACGCTCGTCGGGACCGGGGCGACGGTGGCGGCCGTCGTGTTCATCGCCCGGGTCGTCCATGTGCTGGTCCGCTTCCAGCGGTCGGGACGGCCCGCCCGCACCGGCACAGGGCACGGCACCGGCACCGGCGGGTAG
- a CDS encoding maleylpyruvate isomerase family mycothiol-dependent enzyme, with the protein METAMYVEVLDREGRLLAEAAETAGVDAEVPTCPGWQVRDLLRHTGAVHRWAAGFVAERHTAARPLGDPPELDGPDLLAWYREEHRRLVDSLAAAPPDLECWQFLPASSPLAFWARRQAHETTVHRIDAESARGGTPGGIAPGFAADGIDELLRGFHARHKSRVRSDKPRVLRVRATDVDGAVWTVRLTEEPPATEPIETADADCEIAGPAARLYLSLWNRQPYPDVTGDASVATLWREASAI; encoded by the coding sequence ATGGAGACTGCCATGTACGTCGAAGTCCTGGACCGGGAAGGCCGGTTGCTCGCCGAAGCCGCCGAGACCGCCGGGGTCGACGCCGAGGTGCCGACCTGTCCCGGCTGGCAGGTGCGGGACCTGCTGCGGCACACGGGGGCGGTGCACCGCTGGGCGGCGGGGTTCGTCGCCGAGCGGCACACCGCCGCCCGCCCCCTGGGCGATCCCCCGGAGCTCGACGGTCCCGACCTGCTGGCCTGGTACCGGGAAGAGCACCGCCGTCTCGTCGACAGCCTCGCCGCCGCCCCGCCCGACCTGGAGTGCTGGCAGTTCCTGCCCGCGTCCTCGCCGCTGGCCTTCTGGGCCCGGCGGCAGGCGCACGAGACGACCGTGCACCGCATCGACGCCGAGTCCGCCCGCGGCGGCACACCGGGCGGCATAGCCCCCGGCTTCGCCGCGGACGGCATCGACGAGTTGCTGCGCGGCTTCCACGCCCGGCACAAGAGCAGGGTCCGCAGCGACAAACCGCGCGTGCTGCGGGTGCGGGCGACGGACGTGGACGGTGCCGTATGGACCGTACGGCTGACGGAGGAGCCGCCCGCAACCGAGCCGATCGAGACGGCGGACGCCGACTGCGAGATCGCCGGCCCCGCCGCACGGCTGTATCTGTCGCTGTGGAACCGTCAGCCGTACCCGGACGTGACCGGGGACGCCTCCGTCGCCACACTGTGGCGGGAGGCCTCCGCGATCTGA
- a CDS encoding TetR/AcrR family transcriptional regulator has translation MSSTAYGARARARAEVTAAIKDEARRQLAAEGAAKLSLRAVARALGMASSAVYRYFPSRDDLLTALIIDAYDSLGAAAEVAHDAEAEAGPVQRWIVVCEAVRGWALAHPHEYTLIYGSPVPGYTAPADTVPAASRVGLLLIGIARDAHQGLGLARPRLPAELRDEAVRMASDLAPDLPPEVVTALVAAWAQLFGLVGFELFGHYNRVVEDREAFFRHAVARLAHDVGLVYPQRGRSGGAAATGEE, from the coding sequence ATGAGCAGCACCGCATACGGCGCCCGCGCGCGGGCCAGGGCCGAGGTCACCGCCGCCATCAAGGACGAGGCGCGCAGGCAACTGGCGGCGGAGGGCGCCGCCAAGCTGTCGCTGCGTGCTGTGGCCCGCGCCCTCGGCATGGCCTCCTCCGCCGTCTACCGCTACTTCCCCAGCCGCGACGACCTGCTGACCGCGCTGATCATCGACGCCTACGACTCGCTCGGCGCGGCCGCCGAGGTGGCGCACGACGCGGAGGCGGAGGCCGGCCCCGTACAGCGCTGGATCGTGGTGTGCGAGGCCGTCCGCGGCTGGGCGCTGGCGCACCCCCACGAGTACACGCTGATCTACGGCTCACCGGTCCCCGGCTACACGGCGCCCGCGGACACGGTCCCCGCCGCGTCCCGTGTCGGGCTCCTGCTCATCGGCATCGCGAGGGACGCCCATCAGGGCCTGGGGCTCGCCCGGCCCCGGCTGCCCGCCGAGCTGCGGGACGAGGCCGTGCGGATGGCCTCGGACCTGGCGCCCGACCTGCCGCCGGAGGTCGTGACGGCGCTCGTCGCGGCATGGGCCCAGTTGTTCGGGCTGGTCGGGTTCGAGCTGTTCGGGCACTACAACAGGGTCGTGGAGGACCGCGAGGCGTTCTTCCGGCACGCCGTGGCCCGACTCGCCCACGATGTCGGCCTGGTGTACCCGCAACGGGGCCGGTCCGGCGGCGCCGCGGCCACGGGAGAAGAATGA